In the Palaeococcus pacificus DY20341 genome, one interval contains:
- a CDS encoding hydrogenase large subunit has protein sequence MNNRIEYWVKIPIGPIHPALEEPEKFIITLDGERIINVDVKLGYNLRGLEWIAMRRNYIQLMYLAERICGICSFSHNHTYTRAVEEMAGIEVPERAEYIRVIVGELERIHSHLLNLGVVGHAIGYDTVLHLSWLAREKVMDILEAIGGNRVNYAMNTIGGVRRDIEEKHKRAILDMIAYYKNEIMPKIEEIFLYDPTVEARLRDAGVIPKRIAIEYSAQGPTARGSGIKKDVRYNEKLGVYPDLGVKPITPKEFTGVIKGDVFDRMVVRVGELWQSMELIERAFDQMPEGKIKAFVKDNVALVKLKKADGEGIGRYEAPRGEVIHYVRANPGKDIPSKWKAREPTFPNLFAVARALVGEQLADVPVAIASIDPCLSCTDRVAVIDARTGKRKILMEKDLLRASIEKTREINPKVSAKPEVVGIGCPRGDLL, from the coding sequence ATGAACAATAGGATTGAGTATTGGGTTAAAATACCCATAGGTCCCATTCACCCTGCCTTAGAGGAGCCCGAGAAGTTCATAATAACCCTCGATGGAGAGCGTATAATTAATGTTGACGTAAAGCTCGGATACAACTTGAGGGGCCTTGAATGGATTGCAATGAGGAGGAACTACATACAGCTCATGTATTTGGCAGAGAGGATATGTGGAATATGTTCATTCTCCCACAACCACACCTATACAAGGGCCGTTGAGGAAATGGCTGGCATAGAAGTGCCAGAGAGAGCGGAATACATCAGGGTAATCGTGGGTGAGCTTGAGAGAATCCACTCTCACCTGCTCAACCTTGGAGTCGTTGGACACGCTATAGGCTACGACACCGTTCTCCATCTAAGCTGGCTTGCAAGAGAGAAGGTTATGGACATCCTAGAGGCCATAGGAGGAAACAGAGTTAACTACGCCATGAACACAATTGGAGGAGTTAGAAGAGACATTGAAGAGAAGCATAAGAGGGCCATTCTGGACATGATAGCATACTACAAGAACGAGATCATGCCCAAGATAGAGGAGATATTCCTCTACGACCCAACAGTTGAAGCTCGTTTGAGGGATGCTGGTGTTATTCCAAAGAGGATAGCGATTGAGTACAGTGCTCAAGGGCCTACGGCGAGAGGAAGCGGTATTAAAAAGGATGTTAGATACAATGAAAAGCTCGGTGTGTATCCTGACCTAGGTGTCAAGCCAATAACACCCAAAGAATTCACAGGAGTCATCAAGGGAGACGTTTTTGATAGAATGGTCGTTAGAGTTGGCGAGCTCTGGCAGAGCATGGAGCTTATAGAGAGGGCCTTTGACCAGATGCCTGAGGGGAAGATAAAGGCCTTTGTCAAGGATAACGTCGCACTAGTCAAGCTGAAGAAAGCAGATGGAGAGGGAATAGGAAGGTATGAAGCACCGAGAGGTGAGGTTATTCACTATGTCAGGGCAAATCCTGGAAAGGACATACCCTCAAAGTGGAAGGCAAGAGAGCCGACATTTCCAAATCTCTTCGCAGTTGCAAGGGCTTTGGTTGGCGAACAACTAGCAGATGTCCCAGTTGCAATAGCATCAATTGACCCATGTTTGAGCTGTACGGATAGAGTAGCGGTTATAGATGCAAGAACTGGAAAGAGGAAGATTTTAATGGAAAAAGACCTTCTTAGAGCTTCAATCGAGAAGACGAGAGAGATTAACCCAAAAGTTAGTGCCAAACCTGAGGTAGTTGGTATCGGCTGCCCAAGGGGTGATTTGCTATGA
- a CDS encoding respiratory chain complex I subunit 1 family protein: MNLIYATLGLIGLYIYVSFASLLWEGLDRKLVARMQRRVGPPLLQPFYDFLKLVSKESIIPRHAGKIFELAPVFALTVSIALLAYTPFGFAPLFNTKGDVIVFIYLLTLIAFIRVVGAINSGSPYAQIGAQREMIILVSREVPMMLGLFAILWRLSKLGVSKPFSLATFYEHNIWEIGTPLAFMGTIILLLVFLAWLASEIEAGYFNIPEAEQELAEGPMAEYSGRHLALFKLSNALKEFISASLVVAIFFPWGISGLVGLTGTSAIIADLIFHTLKVFAVLFVSMSIFRAVTGRLRITQAVQVFWLRMLPAAIIGVLLIAIDILEVIA, translated from the coding sequence ATGAACCTCATTTACGCTACATTAGGCTTAATTGGGCTTTACATCTACGTTTCATTCGCTTCCCTGCTTTGGGAAGGCCTTGATAGGAAGCTCGTGGCGAGAATGCAGAGGAGAGTAGGTCCTCCCCTCTTGCAGCCCTTTTACGACTTCCTAAAGCTTGTGAGCAAGGAATCAATAATTCCAAGGCACGCAGGCAAAATATTTGAGCTTGCACCAGTGTTCGCCTTGACAGTTTCAATAGCTCTCCTAGCATACACGCCCTTCGGCTTTGCTCCACTTTTTAACACCAAAGGCGATGTCATTGTGTTTATTTATTTACTCACCTTAATCGCCTTCATTAGGGTAGTAGGGGCAATAAACTCAGGTTCACCTTACGCTCAAATAGGTGCTCAGAGGGAAATGATAATCTTAGTCTCAAGAGAAGTGCCCATGATGCTTGGCCTCTTTGCAATACTTTGGCGCTTAAGCAAGCTCGGCGTTAGCAAGCCATTCAGCTTGGCAACATTTTACGAGCACAACATCTGGGAAATTGGAACTCCTTTGGCTTTCATGGGTACGATAATACTCCTCTTAGTCTTCCTGGCATGGCTTGCAAGTGAAATTGAAGCGGGATACTTTAACATCCCTGAGGCTGAGCAAGAACTAGCTGAAGGTCCAATGGCAGAATACAGCGGAAGACATTTGGCTTTGTTCAAGCTCAGCAACGCTTTGAAGGAGTTTATAAGCGCAAGCTTAGTCGTGGCCATATTCTTCCCATGGGGCATAAGCGGTTTAGTAGGTCTCACAGGAACAAGCGCTATAATAGCCGACTTAATCTTCCACACACTCAAGGTCTTTGCAGTGCTTTTCGTAAGCATGAGCATCTTTAGGGCTGTAACAGGAAGGCTTAGGATCACGCAGGCAGTCCAAGTATTTTGGCTTAGAATGCTTCCAGCAGCAATCATAGGAGTATTGCTTATAGCAATTGACATCTTGGAGGTGATAGCATGA